The following coding sequences are from one Nonlabens arenilitoris window:
- a CDS encoding T9SS type A sorting domain-containing protein, whose amino-acid sequence MAQTAPDEDTNPSIACPTSGGFQNNNTRNVDISNPDNVGTVDDRTCYADYYETNVYNNTWGAYNITFNSNHWDAPNTLQPRIERSLPRSQETGVGSFARFTGTLRILEAGNTGTFGSTGSYFMQTKGKHTGGGGPNDPAICLYLARPVYGTDTNGNQVQVSFDIWREQINFRGGSGAAGRTEVFLRNVLKDEIVDIVLEVGFRQDPNDPNLKIHYSDATIGGQVFNWNIPEPERGIESGIRYGVYRVKGGRAQMRWANTTYQRVEIPDNNTQPTTDIVRIKNVATGEYLTSSGSSIVASTSGSGSDKEWEITASGVANSNYFNIDSQVRGVIRFTGGSSSPSLVSTNFAPPNTDTDKIWTVIENTDGTFTFETRNLNRYLYHDTNNTITHSANLDDRSKWIVESTTLSTDDFVKSGIKVYPNPAVDSFTISMENVNGASVQIYNLLGKLIYQTVSSESKFYVNNMDKFDSGIYLVKVVGTNNEIYHTKLIVR is encoded by the coding sequence ATGGCGCAAACAGCTCCTGATGAGGATACAAATCCTAGTATAGCATGCCCAACTTCAGGGGGTTTTCAAAACAATAACACGAGAAATGTCGATATATCAAATCCTGATAACGTAGGTACGGTAGACGATAGGACATGTTATGCAGATTATTATGAGACTAATGTGTATAACAATACTTGGGGCGCCTATAACATAACGTTTAATTCTAATCACTGGGACGCACCTAATACTTTACAACCTAGAATAGAACGATCGCTACCTAGATCTCAAGAAACTGGTGTAGGGAGTTTTGCTCGATTCACTGGAACATTAAGAATTCTTGAGGCGGGTAATACCGGAACCTTTGGAAGTACAGGAAGTTATTTTATGCAAACAAAAGGAAAACACACTGGTGGCGGTGGACCTAATGACCCAGCCATATGTTTGTATTTAGCAAGACCAGTTTATGGTACTGATACTAATGGTAATCAAGTTCAAGTGTCATTTGATATATGGAGAGAGCAAATTAATTTTAGAGGAGGATCAGGAGCAGCTGGTAGAACTGAGGTTTTTCTTAGAAATGTCCTAAAAGATGAGATTGTTGATATCGTCCTAGAAGTAGGCTTTAGACAAGACCCTAATGACCCTAATTTAAAAATTCATTATTCTGACGCGACCATAGGTGGTCAAGTATTTAACTGGAACATTCCAGAACCTGAAAGAGGAATAGAATCGGGAATCAGATACGGAGTCTATCGTGTTAAAGGTGGAAGAGCTCAAATGAGATGGGCTAACACTACCTATCAAAGAGTAGAAATTCCTGATAATAATACTCAGCCTACCACAGATATTGTTAGGATTAAGAATGTGGCTACTGGTGAATATTTGACCTCATCTGGTTCGAGCATTGTCGCGAGTACATCAGGCAGTGGATCAGATAAAGAATGGGAGATCACTGCGTCTGGTGTTGCAAACTCTAATTATTTTAATATTGATAGCCAGGTAAGAGGTGTTATAAGATTTACAGGAGGATCCTCTTCACCATCCTTAGTAAGTACAAACTTTGCACCGCCTAATACAGATACAGATAAGATATGGACGGTTATAGAAAATACAGATGGAACCTTTACTTTTGAAACACGTAACCTTAATAGATATTTGTATCACGATACCAATAATACGATTACACATTCTGCAAACCTTGATGATAGAAGTAAATGGATTGTAGAGTCTACAACATTAAGTACAGATGATTTTGTGAAATCTGGGATAAAAGTATATCCTAATCCTGCCGTTGATAGCTTTACTATCTCCATGGAAAATGTAAATGGAGCTAGTGTTCAAATCTATAATCTATTGGGTAAATTAATTTATCAAACGGTGTCAAGTGAATCAAAATTTTACGTAAATAATATGGATAAATTTGATTCAGGTATATATTTAGTAAAAGTTGTAGGAACTAATAATGAAATTTATCATACTAAACTTATCGTGAGATAA
- a CDS encoding sulfatase-like hydrolase/transferase, with product MKLFQAILFLPILFLACQSKDSSTSKVEDATTFELPERPNILWLVTEDMGAYIPPFGDSTIVTPHLSKLAAEGVVYPNLYSTSGVCAPSRAAIVTGMYPSSIGANHMRTNSFTKERGLPAYEAVPPAEVKMISELLRKAGYYCTNNYKTDYQFKAPVTAWDESSPYAHWKNRGDGQPFFSVINFTTTHESGLFEPYGFREIETRHYHSGDRNYNWKNKGASHANNKSSESQTTVHISKDTKFKIPPYLVDNDVTQRDMWKLYNNIAEMDQQVGAVLKQLEEDGLLENTIIFFYGDHGGPLPREKRLIYDAGLNTPMIIRFPNKMKEGTKNNELISFVDFAPTLLSLIGEKPKSYMQGKAFLGSYKTDERKYIHAAADRFDTKTDVIRAVRDQRFKYIRNYKPDQGYYLPISYRERIPAMQELLRLRDEGKLNEIQKQWFRDTKPREELFDCKVDPFELNNLIDDPNYQSKLKELRGEMDRWLEAINDNPDLSEKELINKLWRNNSSQPVTAEPVINVNDNKVTLSCNTEGASIGYKVIYDQTNIPLQWNVYINPISLPEGARLKVQAHRIGYNPSKIIDFK from the coding sequence ATGAAACTTTTTCAAGCGATACTTTTCCTTCCTATACTATTTCTAGCGTGTCAATCTAAAGATTCATCTACTAGTAAGGTTGAAGATGCTACTACTTTTGAACTGCCGGAACGTCCTAATATATTATGGTTAGTCACTGAAGATATGGGCGCTTACATTCCACCTTTTGGCGATTCAACAATTGTCACACCACATTTGAGCAAGTTGGCTGCAGAAGGTGTTGTGTATCCCAATCTTTATTCTACATCAGGAGTTTGCGCGCCTAGTAGAGCCGCTATTGTCACTGGGATGTATCCATCGAGTATAGGTGCTAACCATATGCGTACTAATTCTTTTACTAAGGAAAGAGGACTTCCTGCTTATGAAGCCGTTCCACCTGCTGAGGTTAAAATGATAAGTGAACTTTTAAGAAAGGCAGGATATTATTGCACTAATAATTATAAGACAGATTATCAATTCAAAGCACCCGTTACGGCTTGGGATGAAAGTAGTCCCTATGCACATTGGAAAAATAGAGGTGATGGTCAACCCTTTTTTTCAGTAATTAACTTTACGACAACACATGAGTCAGGTCTCTTCGAGCCTTACGGATTTAGAGAAATTGAAACAAGGCACTATCATTCAGGTGACAGAAATTATAATTGGAAAAATAAAGGCGCATCTCATGCTAACAATAAAAGTTCAGAATCTCAAACCACTGTTCATATCTCTAAGGATACAAAATTTAAAATTCCACCGTACTTAGTAGATAATGATGTTACACAACGTGATATGTGGAAACTTTACAACAATATTGCTGAGATGGATCAGCAAGTAGGAGCGGTACTTAAACAGTTAGAAGAAGATGGTTTATTAGAAAACACCATCATATTCTTCTATGGAGATCATGGAGGACCGCTACCTAGAGAAAAGCGATTAATTTATGATGCAGGTTTAAATACACCTATGATAATACGTTTCCCTAATAAAATGAAAGAAGGGACAAAGAACAATGAACTGATAAGTTTTGTAGATTTTGCACCGACTTTATTATCCCTGATAGGAGAAAAACCAAAGTCTTATATGCAAGGTAAAGCTTTCTTAGGATCATATAAAACTGATGAAAGAAAATACATTCATGCCGCTGCAGATCGTTTTGATACAAAAACAGATGTCATTAGAGCAGTAAGAGACCAGCGATTTAAATACATCAGAAATTATAAACCAGATCAAGGTTATTATTTACCTATTTCTTATAGAGAGCGTATACCAGCCATGCAAGAATTACTAAGGCTTAGAGATGAAGGTAAACTAAATGAAATACAAAAACAATGGTTTAGAGACACCAAACCTAGAGAAGAATTATTTGATTGTAAAGTTGACCCTTTTGAACTAAATAATTTGATTGATGATCCTAACTATCAATCTAAATTAAAAGAACTAAGAGGTGAAATGGATAGATGGCTTGAGGCTATAAATGATAATCCAGATTTATCTGAAAAAGAATTAATTAATAAGCTATGGAGAAATAATAGCTCTCAACCTGTAACTGCTGAGCCTGTTATAAACGTGAATGATAATAAGGTGACCTTAAGTTGTAATACAGAAGGTGCCTCCATAGGATATAAAGTAATTTATGACCAGACTAATATCCCTTTACAATGGAATGTTTATATCAATCCAATAAGCTTACCTGAAGGAGCTAGATTAAAGGTACAAGCACATCGTATAGGATATAATCCTAGCAAAATCATTGATTTTAAATAA
- a CDS encoding glycoside hydrolase family 88/105 protein, protein MKNSFIAVLVLLILSGCNDSKDDSSLKINVFNDAQIKNSMIKALEWQEAHPIFAIHPTDWTNGAYYTGVARAHKTTKNMMYMAALKNQAVHNDWKPFKRLHHADDIAISYSYLYVAINEKRRGFADLEPTKNFLDAHLYEDNSWKAGTNRSKEDKTILWWWCDALFMAPPVINLYAKHTEQPKYLDAMHEYYMETYNRLYDKDERLFARDMRFVWNGSKVDRKEPNDKKVFWSRGNGWVIGGLALLLDDMPEDYEHREFYVNLYKEMAGRILEIQPSDGLWRTSLLSPESYDHGEVSGSGFHTFALAWGINNGLLDKKHIPAVKKAWKAMAACQHDDGRVGWVQNIGAFPEPASKDSYQNFGTGAFLLAGSEILKLQ, encoded by the coding sequence ATGAAAAATTCATTTATAGCAGTATTAGTTCTTCTAATTCTATCTGGTTGTAACGATTCAAAAGATGATAGTTCATTAAAGATAAATGTATTTAATGATGCTCAAATAAAAAATTCGATGATTAAGGCTCTAGAGTGGCAGGAAGCACATCCTATTTTTGCAATTCATCCCACAGATTGGACAAATGGAGCCTATTATACTGGTGTGGCAAGAGCCCATAAAACCACAAAAAATATGATGTATATGGCGGCGCTTAAGAATCAAGCCGTCCATAATGATTGGAAACCTTTCAAACGTCTGCATCACGCAGATGATATCGCTATTTCTTATAGCTATTTGTATGTAGCGATAAATGAGAAAAGAAGAGGTTTTGCGGATTTGGAGCCTACAAAAAACTTCCTTGACGCACATCTATATGAAGATAATAGTTGGAAGGCAGGAACAAATAGAAGCAAAGAAGATAAAACCATTTTATGGTGGTGGTGTGATGCCTTATTTATGGCACCACCTGTCATCAATTTATATGCTAAACATACTGAACAACCTAAGTATTTAGATGCGATGCACGAGTATTATATGGAAACCTATAATAGATTGTACGACAAAGATGAGAGGTTATTTGCAAGAGATATGCGGTTTGTTTGGAACGGCTCAAAAGTTGATAGAAAAGAACCAAATGATAAAAAAGTATTTTGGTCTAGAGGTAATGGATGGGTAATCGGTGGTTTAGCCTTATTGTTAGATGATATGCCAGAAGATTATGAGCATAGAGAATTCTATGTGAATTTATATAAAGAAATGGCCGGAAGGATTTTAGAAATTCAACCATCAGATGGTTTATGGCGTACAAGTTTGTTAAGCCCAGAATCTTATGATCACGGCGAAGTCAGTGGTAGCGGTTTTCACACTTTTGCTTTGGCATGGGGAATTAACAATGGATTGCTTGATAAAAAACATATTCCAGCAGTTAAAAAAGCATGGAAAGCAATGGCTGCATGCCAGCACGATGATGGTCGAGTAGGATGGGTACAAAATATAGGTGCTTTTCCTGAGCCAGCTTCAAAAGATAGTTATCAAAATTTTGGAACGGGAGCTTTCTTGTTAGCCGGAAGTGAAATTTTAAAGTTGCAATAG
- a CDS encoding glycoside hydrolase family 3 N-terminal domain-containing protein, giving the protein MKKLLILAGILIMVSCDTNKSSSKDYKDATLSVEERVDALLPKLSLEEKVAQMRIFHANIGAQPDENGNLKLSEKVTQKLKLGIAGIKNPGEHIDPVAAAKLNNELQKYIIENNRWGIPALFVTESYNGVDAEGCTKFGRPMTSAASFNPELVRRQWDIVGREARLRGMHMCHSPEADIVRDPRFGRMSEAFGEDTYLTTQMVKNAVIGVQGDYEGLGKGTHIGAVAKHFAGYGQVLGGSNFAAIEISERTLIDEIYPPFEVAVVEARALGIMASHGDLNGVASHGNPELLTGVLRDQWGFEGYVVSDSNDIARLFYFMKVAESPEAAAQMGLEAGIDVDLYAEDSYAYLPEMVKENPELEKLIDRSVRRVLRTKFILGLFDNPYIDIEKTKKGVRSASSLELAKESDLESIILLKNENKTLPLSKEKPTKVALLGPLLKENTKTMFESVSGSNVTYLAEKGFSLTNEKGGAPQLLARDPQAINRLVNIAKGSDVVVLFLGGDQFTAKEAYFSNSTLGDRASIDPVGPQDELVEKIKALGKPVIVVLKHRRTLSINTIATQADAILDTWDLSEFGDESTARIVFGEVSPSGKSPVTIPRSIGQLPYHYSMKEINYKKEYLFLGKGPLYPFGHGLSYGDFKYSDISISGDEITPTTELTVSVKVTNNGDMKAKEVVQLYIKDEIGSVTRPDKELKGFEKISLDAGESKTVSFTITPKMLEFTGITMEKVLEAGNYTVKVGTSSQDYLETTFKLNK; this is encoded by the coding sequence ATGAAGAAATTACTTATTCTAGCAGGAATATTAATTATGGTATCCTGTGATACCAATAAATCAAGTTCTAAAGATTATAAAGATGCAACCTTATCGGTTGAGGAACGCGTAGATGCTTTATTGCCTAAGCTCTCTTTAGAAGAAAAAGTAGCTCAAATGCGAATTTTTCACGCTAACATTGGCGCTCAACCAGATGAAAATGGCAACTTAAAATTATCTGAAAAGGTAACTCAAAAATTAAAATTAGGAATTGCTGGAATAAAAAATCCAGGTGAACATATCGATCCTGTTGCAGCGGCAAAACTTAATAACGAACTTCAAAAATACATTATCGAAAATAACCGCTGGGGAATTCCAGCATTATTTGTTACTGAATCATACAATGGTGTAGATGCTGAAGGCTGTACTAAATTTGGCAGACCTATGACATCCGCGGCATCATTTAATCCTGAACTGGTAAGACGCCAGTGGGATATAGTAGGTAGAGAAGCGCGATTGAGAGGAATGCACATGTGTCATTCACCAGAAGCAGATATTGTGCGTGATCCACGTTTTGGTAGGATGAGTGAAGCTTTTGGAGAAGACACGTATTTAACAACACAAATGGTGAAAAATGCTGTAATAGGTGTACAAGGTGATTATGAAGGATTAGGCAAAGGCACGCATATCGGTGCTGTAGCAAAACATTTTGCTGGATATGGTCAAGTATTAGGAGGTTCTAACTTTGCGGCCATAGAGATATCTGAAAGAACATTGATTGACGAAATTTATCCTCCTTTTGAAGTGGCAGTGGTAGAGGCAAGAGCCTTAGGTATTATGGCTTCTCATGGTGATTTAAACGGAGTAGCAAGTCACGGTAATCCAGAGTTACTAACCGGCGTTCTTCGTGATCAATGGGGATTTGAAGGTTATGTAGTTTCAGATTCAAATGATATCGCACGATTATTTTATTTTATGAAGGTAGCTGAAAGCCCAGAAGCTGCAGCACAAATGGGTTTAGAAGCTGGAATTGATGTCGATTTATACGCCGAAGATTCATATGCTTATTTACCCGAGATGGTTAAAGAGAATCCTGAGTTAGAAAAATTAATTGATAGATCTGTAAGACGCGTTTTAAGGACTAAATTTATTTTAGGCTTATTTGATAACCCTTACATAGATATAGAAAAAACTAAGAAAGGGGTGCGTTCAGCATCTTCCTTAGAATTAGCAAAAGAGTCTGATTTAGAATCTATCATTTTATTAAAAAATGAAAACAAGACGTTGCCATTAAGTAAAGAGAAACCCACCAAAGTCGCACTTTTAGGTCCATTATTAAAAGAGAATACTAAGACAATGTTTGAGTCCGTATCCGGTTCAAATGTTACCTACTTAGCTGAGAAAGGATTTAGTTTAACTAATGAAAAAGGAGGCGCTCCACAATTGTTAGCCAGAGATCCACAAGCTATAAACCGATTAGTAAACATAGCTAAAGGTTCTGATGTAGTTGTTCTATTTCTAGGTGGTGATCAGTTTACGGCTAAAGAGGCATATTTTAGTAATAGTACATTAGGAGACCGAGCTAGTATTGATCCTGTAGGACCGCAAGATGAACTTGTAGAAAAAATAAAAGCCTTAGGAAAACCAGTAATCGTAGTATTAAAACATAGAAGAACTTTGTCAATAAATACAATCGCTACGCAAGCAGATGCGATTTTAGATACCTGGGATTTAAGTGAGTTTGGAGATGAATCTACAGCTCGAATTGTATTTGGAGAGGTGTCACCATCTGGTAAATCACCGGTCACAATTCCACGATCTATTGGTCAATTACCGTATCACTATAGCATGAAAGAAATCAATTATAAGAAAGAATACTTATTCTTAGGTAAAGGCCCTTTATATCCATTTGGTCATGGTTTAAGTTATGGTGATTTTAAATATTCAGATATTTCAATTTCTGGCGATGAAATAACGCCAACTACCGAACTTACGGTAAGTGTAAAAGTTACCAATAATGGTGATATGAAAGCTAAAGAAGTAGTACAACTATACATTAAAGACGAAATAGGTTCAGTAACACGACCTGATAAAGAACTTAAAGGTTTTGAAAAAATATCCTTAGATGCTGGAGAAAGTAAAACAGTATCGTTTACGATAACACCAAAAATGTTAGAATTTACAGGTATAACTATGGAAAAGGTTTTAGAAGCTGGAAATTATACGGTAAAAGTAGGAACATCATCCCAGGATTATTTAGAAACCACATTCAAACTTAATAAATAG
- a CDS encoding MGH1-like glycoside hydrolase domain-containing protein, with product MDFGKAAFATIDFNYSAIESHTLTFRIGEMLDDNGNVNRTPPAKSNIRYQEIKVDVAPGKTKYRIEINPVPDKRMKGPSKAIPLQEGWPVLQPFRYAEVEGARATLTSEDFEQLRFTSYWDDNASSFKSDNEVLNEVWDFCKYSIKATTFAGLYVDGDRERIPYEADAYLNQLSHYTTDREFAIARRTIEYFMENPTWPTEWQQHVALLIYTDYMYTGNTELIERYYEPLKHKTLYELSNEDGLITSTKVTEEFMYKLGFKPGYKKPLTDIVDWPAKNFARSKTKGERDGFVFKPYSTVINSFFYENMKIMAEFATVLGKTDEALDFEYRAAKAKKAINEQMFDKKRGVYVDGIGTSHASLHANMMPLAFGLVPEEYMESVVEHVKSRGMACSVYGAQFLMDGLYNAGEEDYALELLASKTKRSWYNMIRVGSTISLEAWDYEYKVNLDWNHAWGAAPANIIPRGLWGIKPKTAGFGVAIIQPQMSKLKNSEIEVPTVRGPIKAKYTYNGARLQTYEIEIPGNMVAEFSLNELDGKDLIHNGEKVPSAFDYIRLAPGKHTIQLKINSF from the coding sequence ATGGATTTTGGAAAGGCTGCATTTGCTACAATTGATTTTAATTATAGTGCTATAGAGTCACATACCTTAACTTTTAGAATTGGTGAAATGCTAGATGATAATGGTAATGTGAATAGAACTCCGCCAGCAAAAAGTAATATTCGTTATCAGGAAATTAAAGTTGATGTTGCACCTGGAAAAACAAAGTATCGAATAGAGATTAATCCAGTTCCAGATAAGCGTATGAAAGGACCTAGTAAAGCTATTCCATTGCAAGAAGGATGGCCTGTATTACAACCTTTTAGATATGCCGAAGTTGAAGGTGCTAGAGCAACCTTAACATCAGAAGATTTTGAACAATTGAGATTCACGAGCTATTGGGATGATAACGCTAGTAGTTTTAAAAGTGATAATGAGGTGCTTAATGAAGTCTGGGATTTTTGTAAATATTCTATAAAAGCAACCACTTTTGCTGGGTTATACGTAGATGGAGATAGGGAGCGTATCCCGTATGAGGCAGATGCATACCTAAATCAATTAAGCCATTACACTACAGATAGAGAATTTGCCATAGCTAGACGTACCATTGAGTATTTCATGGAGAACCCTACTTGGCCTACAGAATGGCAACAACATGTAGCATTACTAATTTATACAGATTACATGTATACAGGTAATACAGAGCTTATTGAACGTTATTATGAACCTTTAAAGCATAAAACGCTTTATGAACTTTCTAATGAAGATGGTCTCATTACTTCTACTAAAGTGACTGAAGAGTTTATGTATAAGTTAGGCTTTAAACCAGGCTATAAAAAACCGTTAACTGATATTGTAGATTGGCCGGCTAAGAATTTTGCACGTAGTAAAACAAAAGGAGAGCGTGACGGATTCGTATTCAAACCTTACAGTACGGTTATTAATTCCTTTTTTTATGAAAATATGAAGATAATGGCTGAGTTTGCTACGGTATTAGGTAAAACAGATGAAGCCTTAGACTTCGAATACAGAGCGGCTAAAGCAAAAAAAGCGATAAATGAACAAATGTTTGATAAGAAACGTGGTGTTTATGTAGATGGAATAGGGACATCTCATGCTTCTTTACATGCTAATATGATGCCTTTGGCATTTGGTTTGGTTCCAGAAGAATATATGGAATCTGTTGTCGAGCATGTGAAATCCAGAGGAATGGCATGTAGTGTTTATGGTGCGCAATTTTTAATGGATGGTTTGTACAATGCTGGCGAAGAGGATTATGCATTGGAACTTCTTGCTAGTAAAACTAAAAGGAGCTGGTATAATATGATTAGAGTAGGTTCTACCATAAGTTTAGAGGCTTGGGATTATGAGTATAAGGTGAACTTAGATTGGAATCACGCTTGGGGTGCCGCACCGGCAAATATAATTCCTAGAGGATTATGGGGAATTAAGCCTAAAACAGCAGGATTTGGTGTAGCAATTATACAACCGCAAATGAGTAAATTAAAAAATAGTGAAATAGAAGTTCCTACGGTTAGAGGTCCTATAAAAGCTAAATACACTTATAACGGTGCGAGGTTACAAACTTATGAAATTGAAATACCTGGAAATATGGTGGCAGAATTTTCTTTGAACGAATTGGACGGTAAGGATTTAATTCATAATGGAGAAAAAGTACCATCAGCTTTTGATTATATAAGACTGGCTCCAGGAAAACATACGATACAGCTTAAGATAAATTCATTTTAA
- a CDS encoding RagB/SusD family nutrient uptake outer membrane protein, giving the protein MAYSAIILFFFASCEDLVDENPISEIGENNFYANNEDLLAAVISGYDGMQSFHRDQYFFWGEFRADNHAPSNNVNANNQEIADNAITEGNSATRWADLYRTVSRANNVIVNAPNVPSFDENLLAEALAIRAKCYFDAIRVWGDVPLFTEPVVLLSDATRPATSASTILNEVIIPDMNRAQDLMQIPSDDFRFSKSSIYALQAEVYAYSGDYPNAKLAIQNLIALGSHSLVTTPREWRELFFNSNGDPATDDALDGKIQEGSELIMSIRYSADEEAGTGSANRSAIAQLFRGGIPQYLMSEEIENKWVDRFPTDSTDWVTKYPNTDPALTRTVIEPDGMGGTVEVQRFNYGDWRYFYSRQGGYNGLGSIPIGEAKTGKWGDSVFPANEDITDVVLYRFVDMLLLLAEIEHKLNPTDAAVPLGIINQIRIARQLPLATTTEFGATPDERLDYILDERQLELYGEAKRWWDLLRNDKAISTMTPIIQSRGVTVPLTQERLKWPIFFEHLIENPLLNQNTGY; this is encoded by the coding sequence ATTGCCTATTCTGCAATTATTTTATTCTTTTTTGCTTCTTGTGAAGACTTAGTAGATGAAAATCCAATAAGTGAAATTGGAGAAAACAATTTTTACGCAAACAATGAAGATTTATTAGCTGCTGTTATCTCCGGTTATGATGGTATGCAGTCTTTTCATAGAGATCAATACTTTTTTTGGGGTGAGTTCAGAGCAGATAATCATGCTCCATCAAACAACGTGAATGCTAATAATCAAGAAATTGCTGATAATGCAATTACGGAGGGGAATTCAGCTACTAGATGGGCAGATCTATATCGAACTGTTAGTCGTGCAAATAATGTTATAGTAAATGCACCAAATGTTCCTAGTTTTGATGAAAATTTATTAGCCGAAGCATTGGCTATTCGTGCTAAATGTTATTTTGATGCCATAAGAGTTTGGGGTGATGTTCCTTTATTCACAGAGCCTGTAGTATTATTATCAGATGCTACAAGACCTGCTACTAGCGCTAGCACAATTTTAAATGAAGTTATTATACCTGATATGAATCGAGCACAAGATTTGATGCAAATACCTTCAGATGATTTTAGATTTTCTAAATCTAGTATTTATGCTTTACAGGCTGAAGTGTATGCGTATTCAGGTGATTATCCCAATGCAAAATTAGCAATCCAAAACTTGATTGCATTAGGATCTCATAGTCTAGTAACTACACCTCGTGAATGGAGAGAATTATTCTTTAATAGTAATGGTGATCCAGCTACAGACGATGCTTTAGACGGGAAAATACAGGAGGGATCTGAATTAATTATGTCGATAAGATATAGTGCAGATGAAGAAGCAGGGACTGGTAGTGCAAATAGATCTGCAATAGCACAGTTATTCCGTGGAGGAATTCCGCAATACTTAATGTCTGAAGAAATTGAAAATAAGTGGGTGGATAGATTTCCCACTGACTCTACCGATTGGGTGACAAAATACCCAAATACTGATCCAGCGCTGACTAGAACTGTTATTGAACCAGATGGAATGGGTGGTACGGTTGAAGTACAACGTTTTAATTACGGAGATTGGCGATATTTTTACTCTCGTCAAGGTGGTTATAACGGTTTAGGGTCAATTCCTATTGGTGAAGCTAAAACTGGTAAGTGGGGAGATTCAGTATTTCCAGCTAATGAAGATATCACTGACGTTGTCTTATATAGATTTGTGGATATGTTATTATTGTTGGCAGAAATCGAGCATAAATTAAATCCAACAGATGCTGCAGTACCTTTAGGGATTATTAATCAAATTAGAATTGCAAGACAATTGCCATTGGCTACTACTACAGAGTTCGGTGCTACTCCAGATGAAAGGTTAGACTATATTTTGGATGAACGTCAATTAGAACTTTACGGTGAGGCAAAAAGATGGTGGGATTTATTAAGAAATGATAAAGCAATTAGCACAATGACTCCAATTATTCAGTCAAGAGGTGTTACCGTTCCACTTACACAAGAACGACTTAAATGGCCCATATTTTTTGAACATTTAATTGAAAATCCACTATTAAACCAGAATACAGGTTATTAA